The following coding sequences lie in one Benincasa hispida cultivar B227 chromosome 6, ASM972705v1, whole genome shotgun sequence genomic window:
- the LOC120080090 gene encoding cyclin-D1-1: MSISSSSDCFIDSHLLCDEDSSGILSEESPEYLSDLESPASSEDSIASFIEDERHFVPGIDYLSRFQSQSLDSSARADSVAWILKVQAYYGFQPLTAYLSVNYLDRFLYSRRLPETNGWPLQLLSVACLSLAAKMEEPIVPSFVDLQIEGAKYIFEPRTIHRMELLVLATLNWRLRSVTPFSFIGFFAYKVDPTGTFSSFLNSRSTEIILSNIRDATFLEYWPSCIAAAALLCAANEIPNLTLLNPEHAESWCNGLSKDKIVGCYRLMQPLTAENRRRKPPKVIPQLRVRVRAGLRYSDSSSSSSSSSRLPFKRRKLNNCLWVEDDKENSKFRADE, from the exons ATGTCGATCTCTTCTTCCTCCGACTGCTTCATTGACTCTCACTTACTCTGTGACGAGGACTCCTCCGGTATTTTGTCCGAAGAGTCGCCGGAGTACTTATCTGACCTTGAATCGCCTGCCAGCAGTGAGGATTCTATCGCCAGTTTCATAGAGGACGAGAGGCACTTCGTTCCTGGAATTGATTATTTGTCGCGCTTTCAGTCTCAATCGCTCGATTCTTCCGCAAGAGCCGACTCTGTTGCATGGATTCTCAAG GTTCAAGCATATTACGGTTTTCAACCACTGACTGCATACCTTTCCGTCAACTACTTGGATCGATTCCTTTATTCTCGCCGCTTGCCG GAAACAAATGGTTGGCCATTGCAGCTTCTTTCAGTGGCTTGTTTATCACTTGCAGCTAAAATGGAGGAACCCATTGTTCCTTCATTCGTTGATCTACAG ATTGAAGGagcaaaatatatatttgaacctAGAACAATACATAGGATGGAGCTTCTTGTGCTGGCAACTTTGAATTGGCGGCTCCGATCCGTAACACCTTTCAGCTTTATCGGATTCTTCGCCTACAAAGTTGATCCCACCGGAACATTTTCCAGTTTTCTGAACTCACGCTCTACAGAAATAATTCTCTCCAATATTCGAG ACGCTACTTTTCTTGAGTACTGGCCTTCCTGCATTGCTGCCGCTGCTTTACTTTGTGCGGCAAATGAAATACCCAATTTGACCCTCTTGAATCCTGAACATGCCGAGTCTTGGTGCAATGGACTCAGCAAG GATAAAATTGTGGGATGTTATCGGTTAATGCAACCGTTAACAGCAGAGAATCGTCGGAGAAAGCCGCCGAAAGTGATACCACAGCTCCGAGTCAGAGTGCGAGCTGGGTTGAGATACAGTGACTCGTCATCCTCCTCCTCGTCCTCATCAAGGTTACCTTTTAAAAGGAGGAAGTTAAATAATTGCTTGTGGGTAGAAGATGACAAAGAAAATTCCAAGTTTAGAGCAGAcgaataa